One Myxococcota bacterium genomic window, GAGCTGGATGATCAGCTCGATCATCTCTAGTCCACCTGAACGGCGGTGCCGTAGGCGAAGAGCTCGGCTGCACCTTGCGCCACCGACGACGTCGAGAAGCGCACGTTCACCACGGCGTTCGCGCCAAGGCTGCGCGCCTCTTCCATCATCCGCTCGAGCGCGTCCTCGCGACTCTCCTTGAGCAGTTCGGTGTAGCCCTTGAGCTCACCGCCGAAGATGTTCTTGAAGCTGGCCATCAGATCGCGGCCGATGTGCTTGGTGCGCACGGTGCTGCCGGAGACCACGCCGAAGAACTTCGAGATCGTGCGGCCGGGAACCTGTTCGGTGTTGCTGATGATCACGGAAACCCCTCCTCTTGCCGAATGTACATCGGCCAAGCGGACGGGCGCGTTGAGGTTTTGGCCCGGCCGCGCTCAGGCGCCAGCGCCCAGCGACGGCCGACCCGGCGACCCCGGCGGGAGGTCGAGCGCCGCGCAACCGGGGGCGAAAGGCACCGGTTTCCCTTCCAGCCAGGCTGCGAGCATCTCGTTGACCCGTTCGGGCTCGTCCTGCTGCACCCAATGGGAGGCGTCGGGCAGGTAGCGAAGGGTCAGATCGGGGACGTGACGCTCGGTGCCGAAGGTGGTGGCGAGGGTGAGCGCGATGTCCTGGACCCCCCAGACGAAGAGGGTGGGGATCTCGATCCGCGGGATCCCACGCGCCGCGAGTCGGCGGCTGCCCCCACCGCGAATCAGCGCCCGGTAGTAGTTCACCATCGCCGTCCGTGCGCCCGGCTGCGCGGCCGACGCGCGGTAGGTCTCGCAGACGGCATCCGGGAACTGTTCGGGGTGGGCGCAGGTGCGGCGGAAGGCCTCGGCGACGAACGCGCAGTCGTCGCGACCGAGCACCCACTCGGGAATCCGCGGTAGCTGGAAGAAGAGCATGTACCAGGAACGCCGGAGTTGGGCGAACGACACGCGCTCCCGGAAGGCGGCCGGGTGGGGCACGTTGAAGATCGCGAGGCGGTCGAGGGGCAGGCGCCCGTGCATGGCGAAGGCCCAGGCGATGATCGCCCCCCAATCGTGGGCCAGCAGGGTGACCTCGCGCGCTCCGGACGCTTCGATGAGCCCGGCGACGTCCTCCATCAGCGCCTCGAGGGCGTAGTCCTGCATGCGGGGCGGACGTTCGGTATCGCCGTAGCCGCGCAGGTCCGGCGCCCAGGCGCGAAACCCCTGGGCAGCCAGCAGGGGCAGCTGATGCCGCCAGGAGTACCAGCTCTCGGGAAAGCCGTGGAGGCACAGGGCCAGCCGGTCGCCCTCGCCGCAGCTGGCGACGTGGAAATCGAGCTCGTTCGCGCGAACGGTTTCGTGGCGGATCGCGGGATCGACGTACTCGGGGGCCGGCACGCCAGGAGGGTAGGCCCTGGCAGGCCCGGCGCGAGCACACCCGCCGGAACGACCGGGCGGGGCGGTGCCGTTATGCTCTGGCCGTGCTCGGATCCCGCTCGCTCACCCCCTGGTTCCGCCTCGGCGCGCTCTCCGCGCTGTGCGCCTGGCTCGGCCTGGTCGCCCTCCCGGCCCAGGGCGCCGAGGAGCTGATCGACGGCATCGCGGCCCAGGTCGACGACCGCATCGTGCTCGTCTCCGAGGTGCTGCGCGCCGTGGCGCCCCAGGAAGAGGCGATGCGGCGGGCCGGCGCCCCGCCCGACGCAATCGCGAAGCTCCGGGCCGACGGCCTCGAGCGGCTGATCGAGTCGCGGCTGCTCGAAGCCCGTATCGCCCGCATCGACCTGTCCGCGAGCGACGAGGAGATCGACCAGACCATCCAGGGCATCGCCGCCGAGAACGGTCTGAGCCTCGAACAGCTCTACGCGAGCGTCGTGTTCCACGGCCTGTCGGTCGAAGAGTACCGCCGCCAGATCAAGCACGACTTCGAGCGACGCAACCTGGTGAACGCGGTGCTCGGTCCGCGGGTGAACGTGGAAGAGAGCGAAGTGCGCGCGCTCTACAGCCAGCGCTACGCCGACCAGCCCCAGGGCGGGCTCTCGGTCCGGGTCCGACAGATCCTGCGCGCCTACGGCGGCCCCACCCAGCGCACCGAAGCCGTCGCCTGTCAGGAAACCCGCGATGCACGCGCTCGCGTCGTCAAAGGAGGCGAAGCCTTCGAGACGGTGGCGGCCGAGGTCTCGGAAGTCGCGCCGCGCGACGGAGGCGACATCGGGTGGTTGCCCCTCGACGCGGTCGCGAGCTGGATGCGCGAAGCGTTGGCACCCCTCGAAACCGGCGAAGTCAGCGGCGTGATCGTGCTGCCCTTCGGGTGCGCGGTGCTGCAGCTCGTCGAGCAGCGCGAGCTCGAACCCGTCACCTTCGCCCAGGCCGAGCCCGCGCTCACGCGAGAGCTCTACGAATCGAAGCTCGAGACCGAGTACCGGAGCTGGCTCGAGGAGCTGCGCGAGCTGAGTTACATCGAACGGCGCGGGTACTTCGCCGACGCGGCGCGCTTCGGAGAGCGCACCTTCCCGATCGGTCCCGACGAAGACGACGACGACCGGTGACGCCCGAGCGGGGCGGCCCGGACGCGATCGAGATTCGCGGCGCCCGCGAGCACAACCTCGCCGGCTTCGACCTGCGGATCCCGCGCAACCGGCTCGTGGTCATCACCGGTCTCTCGGGATCGGGAAAGTCGAGCCTGGCCTTCGACACGATCTACGCGGAAGGACAGCGGCGCTACGTCGAGAGCCTGTCGGCCTACGCCCGACAGTTCCTCGACCAGATGCAGAAGCCCGACGTCGACGCGATCGACGGCCTCTCGCCGGCGATCGCGATCGAGCAGCGCACGACCAGCCGCAATCCGCGCTCGACCGTCGGCACCGCCACCGAGATCTACGACCACCTGCGCCTGCTCTACGCCCGCGCGGGCACGCCCACCTGCCCCGACTGCGCGCTGCCGATCGCCCGCCAGACCGTCGACCAGATGACCGACCGCGTTCTCACCCTCGGTACAGGGGTGCGGGTCGACGTAATGGCGCCGGTAGTGCGCGACCGCAAGGGCCAGTACAAGCGCGAGCTCGCCCAGTTCCGCCGCAAGGGCTTCGTGCGCGCGCGCATCGACGGCGAGATCCACTCCCTCGAAGACGACCTCTCGCTCTCGCGCTCGGCG contains:
- a CDS encoding SurA N-terminal domain-containing protein is translated as MLGSRSLTPWFRLGALSALCAWLGLVALPAQGAEELIDGIAAQVDDRIVLVSEVLRAVAPQEEAMRRAGAPPDAIAKLRADGLERLIESRLLEARIARIDLSASDEEIDQTIQGIAAENGLSLEQLYASVVFHGLSVEEYRRQIKHDFERRNLVNAVLGPRVNVEESEVRALYSQRYADQPQGGLSVRVRQILRAYGGPTQRTEAVACQETRDARARVVKGGEAFETVAAEVSEVAPRDGGDIGWLPLDAVASWMREALAPLETGEVSGVIVLPFGCAVLQLVEQRELEPVTFAQAEPALTRELYESKLETEYRSWLEELRELSYIERRGYFADAARFGERTFPIGPDEDDDDR
- a CDS encoding alpha/beta fold hydrolase; translated protein: MPAPEYVDPAIRHETVRANELDFHVASCGEGDRLALCLHGFPESWYSWRHQLPLLAAQGFRAWAPDLRGYGDTERPPRMQDYALEALMEDVAGLIEASGAREVTLLAHDWGAIIAWAFAMHGRLPLDRLAIFNVPHPAAFRERVSFAQLRRSWYMLFFQLPRIPEWVLGRDDCAFVAEAFRRTCAHPEQFPDAVCETYRASAAQPGARTAMVNYYRALIRGGGSRRLAARGIPRIEIPTLFVWGVQDIALTLATTFGTERHVPDLTLRYLPDASHWVQQDEPERVNEMLAAWLEGKPVPFAPGCAALDLPPGSPGRPSLGAGA
- a CDS encoding YbjQ family protein, with translation MIISNTEQVPGRTISKFFGVVSGSTVRTKHIGRDLMASFKNIFGGELKGYTELLKESREDALERMMEEARSLGANAVVNVRFSTSSVAQGAAELFAYGTAVQVD